One window of the Pedobacter ginsengisoli genome contains the following:
- a CDS encoding alpha-isopropylmalate synthase regulatory domain-containing protein encodes MERRKIEIMDTTLRDGEQTSGVSFSISEKLTIAQLLLEELHVDRAEIASARVSDGEFQAVKAVLNWAEANGYADRIEVLSFVDNGVSIEWMLKAGVKVQNLLTKGSLNHLTHQLKKTPEQHFAEIKHVIDLAIANNIATNVYLEDWSNGMRNSPEYVLQYLDFLTTQPIKRILLPDTLGILTPGETFKYITELKSKYPDTHFDFHAHNDYDLGTANVLESVKAGINGLHLTVNGMGERAGNAAMASAIAVINDFAPEVEVKLKESSIYKVSKLVETFSGVRIPSNKPIVGDNVFTQTAGIHADGDNKNNLYFNDLLPERFGRKRSYALGKTSGKANIEKNLQELGLKLNDADLKKVTQRVIELGDKKETVTKEDLPYIISDVLDSSLYEEKVSVESYVLTNAMGLRPSATISVVIEGEKFEENAQGDGQFDAFMNALIKVYGKKERSLPKLIDYAVRIAPGSNSDALCETIITWETAQKVFITRGLDSDQTVCAIKATQKMLNII; translated from the coding sequence ATGGAAAGAAGGAAAATAGAGATAATGGATACTACGCTCCGCGATGGAGAACAAACATCGGGCGTGTCTTTTTCCATTTCAGAAAAGTTAACCATAGCCCAGTTATTATTGGAAGAACTCCATGTTGACAGGGCTGAAATTGCTTCTGCTCGTGTATCTGATGGAGAGTTTCAGGCAGTAAAAGCGGTTTTAAACTGGGCAGAAGCAAACGGATATGCAGATCGTATAGAAGTACTGTCTTTCGTAGATAACGGTGTTTCTATTGAATGGATGTTAAAAGCAGGTGTTAAAGTTCAGAACCTGCTAACCAAAGGTTCCTTAAATCACTTAACGCATCAGCTTAAAAAAACACCTGAACAACATTTTGCAGAAATAAAGCATGTTATTGACCTGGCAATTGCCAACAATATTGCAACCAATGTTTATTTAGAAGATTGGAGTAACGGTATGCGTAACTCACCTGAATACGTACTTCAGTATTTAGATTTTCTAACTACCCAACCCATAAAAAGGATATTATTACCGGATACACTCGGAATTTTAACTCCGGGCGAAACCTTCAAATATATTACTGAACTTAAATCAAAATATCCGGATACTCATTTCGATTTCCATGCTCATAACGATTATGACCTTGGTACCGCAAATGTTTTAGAGTCTGTAAAAGCAGGGATAAATGGCTTGCATTTAACAGTAAACGGAATGGGGGAAAGAGCAGGAAATGCCGCGATGGCCAGTGCTATTGCAGTAATTAATGACTTTGCACCCGAAGTTGAAGTAAAGCTTAAAGAATCTTCAATTTATAAAGTCAGCAAGCTTGTCGAAACATTTTCGGGAGTCAGAATCCCTTCAAACAAACCAATTGTAGGTGATAATGTGTTTACCCAAACAGCCGGTATTCATGCTGATGGAGACAACAAAAACAACCTTTACTTTAACGATCTACTACCTGAACGTTTCGGCAGAAAACGCAGTTATGCACTAGGAAAAACTTCCGGCAAAGCCAATATTGAAAAAAACCTGCAGGAATTAGGCCTAAAACTAAACGATGCCGACCTGAAGAAAGTTACCCAAAGGGTTATTGAATTAGGCGACAAAAAAGAAACCGTAACCAAAGAAGATCTTCCTTACATTATTTCAGACGTATTAGACAGCAGCCTTTATGAAGAAAAGGTTAGTGTAGAATCTTACGTATTAACCAACGCAATGGGTTTACGCCCATCGGCCACCATCTCTGTAGTAATTGAAGGAGAAAAGTTCGAAGAAAATGCACAAGGCGATGGCCAGTTCGATGCCTTTATGAATGCATTAATTAAGGTTTATGGCAAAAAGGAAAGAAGTTTACCAAAACTGATTGACTATGCCGTAAGGATCGCTCCGGGTAGTAACTCGGATGCTTTATGCGAAACAATCATTACCTGGGAAACCGCCCAAAAAGTATTCATAACAAGAGGTCTGGATTCAGACCAGACTGTGTGTGCTATAAAGGCTACCCAAAAAATGTTGAACATTATTTAA
- the ilvA gene encoding threonine ammonia-lyase IlvA, which yields MTDNPVKLDSKAASQRLADVVKHTPLIYNSKLSEKYEAEIYLKREDLQIVRSYKLRGAYNMISQLTPEELSRGVVCASAGNHAQGVAFSCDKLGTKGVIFMPEITPRQKVKQTEMFGNGSVELVLVGDTFDDCLMEALAYTKEHNMTFIPPFDNYSIIEGQGTVGVEILEDLPGVEVVVMPIGGGGLAAGVGSYLKNENPAIQLIGVEPEGAPSMLKAFEHGGPITLPEINRFVDGASVKRVGNLTYDLCTKVLESMLLVAEGKICTTILKLYNEDAIVVEPAGALSVAVLDACKDKIKGKTVVCVISGGNNDIERMQEIKEKSLLYEGLKHYFIVRFPQRPGALKLFVNNVLGPHDDITRFEFIKKTNKENGPALVGIELTDRTDYNALVQRMKEFKFEIIELNNDKTLFEYLV from the coding sequence ATGACAGACAATCCTGTTAAATTAGACTCAAAGGCTGCATCACAGCGATTAGCGGATGTTGTAAAACATACGCCACTTATATACAATTCCAAATTATCTGAAAAATACGAAGCTGAAATATACCTGAAACGTGAAGACCTCCAAATTGTAAGATCGTACAAACTGCGTGGTGCTTACAATATGATCAGCCAGTTAACCCCAGAAGAATTGAGCAGAGGAGTTGTTTGTGCAAGTGCAGGTAATCACGCGCAGGGAGTCGCCTTTTCTTGTGATAAACTAGGCACAAAAGGCGTAATTTTTATGCCTGAAATTACTCCAAGACAAAAGGTAAAACAAACAGAAATGTTTGGCAATGGCAGCGTAGAACTTGTTTTAGTTGGCGACACCTTTGACGACTGCCTTATGGAAGCCCTGGCATATACCAAGGAGCACAATATGACTTTTATACCCCCTTTTGATAATTATAGCATTATTGAAGGCCAGGGTACCGTGGGTGTAGAAATACTGGAAGATTTGCCGGGTGTTGAAGTAGTTGTGATGCCAATTGGTGGTGGTGGACTTGCCGCCGGTGTTGGAAGCTATTTAAAAAATGAAAATCCTGCTATACAGCTAATAGGCGTTGAGCCAGAGGGTGCCCCTTCTATGTTAAAAGCATTTGAACATGGTGGCCCGATAACCTTACCTGAAATAAACCGTTTTGTTGATGGTGCTTCAGTAAAACGCGTAGGAAATTTAACGTACGACCTTTGCACCAAAGTGCTGGAAAGTATGCTGCTGGTTGCCGAAGGAAAAATTTGTACCACCATATTAAAACTTTACAACGAAGATGCAATTGTAGTAGAACCTGCCGGGGCATTATCTGTTGCAGTTCTTGATGCTTGTAAGGATAAAATAAAAGGAAAAACCGTAGTTTGCGTAATAAGCGGTGGTAATAACGACATCGAGCGCATGCAGGAAATTAAAGAGAAATCTTTACTTTATGAAGGGCTTAAACATTACTTTATTGTTCGTTTTCCGCAAAGACCAGGAGCACTTAAGCTTTTTGTAAATAATGTACTTGGCCCCCATGATGACATTACCCGTTTCGAATTCATTAAAAAGACCAATAAAGAAAATGGCCCTGCTTTAGTTGGTATTGAATTAACTGACCGCACAGATTATAATGCTTTAGTGCAAAGAATGAAAGAATTTAAGTTTGAAATTATAGAACTTAACAACGACAAAACACTGTTCGAATATTTGGTTTAA
- a CDS encoding glycosyltransferase family 39 protein, protein MNKNINAPLRSKTLSMLKGFIYTNKTILTIIFLIFISILVYFPVIWHKFQMHWDDQWVVINAYTEDGLTSDNLLAILTEFYNGQYAPANQLSYTLLYSAFGYNPFWFHLFGLVIHISNVILVYFFIKRLLNLTKSFKITSVQRIALLTATIMALHPFLVESVAWLSASKILIYSFFYLSAIHFYLNYITAPRIKHYLLMVVFFILSFAGKEQAVTLPVCLLLIDYALKRNFRDKRLWLEKLPLFVLAFFFGYITLLSQSADKAGLLSEAPHYPFYQNIIFASYSVTEYLVKCLIPVKLSYLYVFPNAIGREVPVRFWMYPVMLLIICLSFWSFWKKHWVFFGISFFIIHLGVCLHIIPISRFAIVADRYVYIAAVGIFFLMAYFIDRALNHAKYKNLTIVLSFLYLLSIGTYAHQRSKVWHDSELLKRELKELLKKRNEFQKHKVIK, encoded by the coding sequence ATGAACAAGAATATTAACGCTCCCCTTCGATCAAAAACACTTTCTATGCTAAAAGGTTTTATTTACACCAATAAAACCATCTTAACGATTATTTTTCTAATTTTTATTAGCATACTAGTTTATTTCCCAGTGATCTGGCATAAATTCCAAATGCATTGGGATGACCAGTGGGTAGTCATTAATGCTTATACAGAAGATGGCTTAACATCTGACAACCTACTGGCGATACTGACTGAGTTTTACAATGGACAATATGCACCTGCCAACCAATTGTCTTATACTTTACTTTACTCTGCATTTGGATACAATCCCTTCTGGTTTCACCTCTTTGGGCTTGTGATACACATCAGCAATGTGATCTTGGTTTATTTTTTTATCAAAAGGCTATTAAATCTTACTAAAAGCTTCAAAATAACATCTGTACAACGAATTGCATTACTCACCGCTACGATTATGGCGCTGCATCCCTTTCTAGTAGAATCAGTAGCCTGGCTATCTGCATCTAAAATTCTTATCTATAGCTTCTTTTACCTAAGCGCTATTCATTTTTATTTAAATTACATTACTGCTCCAAGAATAAAACATTACTTATTGATGGTGGTGTTTTTCATTTTGTCTTTTGCAGGTAAGGAACAGGCCGTGACACTCCCGGTCTGCCTATTGTTAATTGACTATGCGTTAAAAAGAAATTTTAGAGACAAACGCTTATGGCTCGAGAAATTACCCCTATTTGTATTGGCTTTCTTCTTTGGATACATTACATTGCTTTCCCAAAGCGCAGATAAAGCAGGATTGCTGTCAGAAGCTCCGCACTACCCCTTTTATCAGAACATTATATTTGCCAGCTATTCGGTTACCGAATACCTTGTCAAGTGTCTCATTCCTGTTAAATTAAGTTATCTGTATGTTTTCCCGAATGCTATCGGTCGGGAGGTGCCCGTTCGGTTTTGGATGTATCCGGTTATGTTACTAATCATCTGTTTATCGTTTTGGAGCTTCTGGAAAAAACATTGGGTCTTTTTTGGAATCAGCTTTTTTATTATTCATCTAGGAGTTTGCCTACACATCATTCCCATTTCCAGATTCGCCATTGTCGCCGACAGGTATGTATACATTGCCGCTGTGGGGATTTTTTTTCTGATGGCCTACTTTATTGATAGAGCATTAAACCATGCTAAATACAAAAACCTAACCATAGTCCTCAGCTTCTTATATCTACTTTCGATAGGGACTTATGCCCACCAACGTAGCAAGGTTTGGCACGATAGCGAGCTATTGAAGCGAGAGCTGAAAGAACTGTTAAAAAAACGAAATGAATTCCAAAAGCACAAGGTCATCAAATGA
- the leuB gene encoding 3-isopropylmalate dehydrogenase codes for MKLNIALLAGDGIGPEVIDQAVKVSNAVAQKFNHEIVWTSALTGAAAIDAVGEPYPDETHDICMAADAVLFGAIGHPRFDNDPKATVRPEQGLLKMRKKLGLFANVRPTFTFPSLIDNSPLKRERIEGTDLIILRELTGGIYFGERGRKDDGNTAFDTCTYTREEVQRLAKLGFEMAMARGKKLCCVDKANVLETSRLWRETVQDMEKDFPEVTVSYEFVDAVAMRLVQWPSSYDVLITENLFGDILTDEASVISGSMGLMPSSSIGVHTSLFEPIHGSYPQAAGKDIANPLATVLSAAMMFEDAFGLKEEAEVIRSVVNKSLAEGIVTEDLAGKNKAYKTSEVGDWLAKNI; via the coding sequence ATGAAACTTAATATCGCTCTTTTAGCGGGAGACGGAATTGGACCTGAGGTAATTGATCAGGCAGTTAAAGTATCAAATGCCGTAGCACAAAAATTTAATCACGAAATTGTATGGACCTCTGCCCTAACCGGTGCAGCTGCAATTGATGCCGTTGGCGAACCTTACCCTGATGAAACACACGATATCTGTATGGCAGCCGATGCCGTTTTATTTGGGGCTATTGGTCATCCACGTTTCGATAATGATCCTAAAGCTACCGTTCGTCCGGAACAAGGACTGCTAAAAATGCGTAAAAAACTGGGTTTATTTGCAAACGTACGCCCAACATTTACTTTCCCATCTTTAATTGACAATTCTCCGTTAAAAAGAGAGCGTATAGAAGGTACAGACCTTATTATCCTTCGTGAATTAACAGGGGGTATCTATTTTGGCGAAAGAGGTAGAAAAGATGATGGCAATACTGCTTTCGATACTTGTACTTATACCAGAGAAGAAGTTCAGCGCCTGGCTAAATTAGGCTTTGAAATGGCAATGGCACGTGGCAAAAAACTTTGCTGTGTTGATAAAGCCAACGTATTGGAAACATCACGTTTGTGGAGAGAAACCGTACAGGATATGGAAAAAGATTTCCCTGAGGTTACAGTAAGCTATGAATTTGTTGATGCAGTTGCTATGCGTTTAGTACAATGGCCAAGTTCATACGATGTTTTAATAACAGAGAACTTATTTGGTGATATTTTAACCGACGAAGCTTCTGTAATTTCTGGTTCAATGGGCTTAATGCCATCTTCATCAATTGGAGTTCACACTTCTTTATTTGAGCCAATTCATGGTTCTTACCCTCAGGCTGCAGGTAAAGATATTGCTAATCCATTGGCAACTGTATTATCAGCTGCAATGATGTTTGAAGATGCATTCGGATTAAAAGAAGAAGCAGAAGTGATCAGATCAGTAGTAAACAAATCTCTTGCAGAAGGAATTGTTACAGAAGATCTTGCAGGTAAAAACAAAGCATACAAAACAAGCGAAGTTGGTGATTGGTTGGCTAAAAACATATAA